The genome window ccctactgcaagcgcacccgacctgggtgcagGACAAACACGGAGGCCGCGGGCTTTCCCCTCTCTTCTAccccccctttgtgctccgtctcgcgccgacccatctgggctgggacacgcggcgacaattcactcgtcggtccagggaccccccggggtcgaaacgccgacagttggcacgccaggtaggggcctgctgcgtgttgacgaacagctccccgtcaagctccagatgggtagtctccagcaacctttccaacccgggacggtgctccgtttcgggagtcttgagttcatgtccctcgacggcagctacgacatgatactccttcctccgccgcgcgacggcgacaatggcagccgacaacccgcccgccggtggcggaatcgacgacgtcttccccacgaggCGGAAGAACGACGTCCGAGTTTGTCCTGTCACCTCCCccgtcggaggaggaggaggcggggcaaccatggccaagcaggaggcggcacctcatcggctgtcgagcgagtcgacggcaccggcaCCCCGacaggggacacgtcgggcgtcgacctcgcgtctgagacaaagacgagcgccgtttccctgcaacacgccaactccaagcggacggacgacgccagcacgctcgcgaaggacttgctgggcgtcaccctcgtacctgagatgatggCGCAGTCCACCCCTGACGTGACAACGTCACCacctgtcgaccaagaggtaccgaccaacTCCCGTCTCatgccttttggattcggcctcgacccaccaagcgaccccgctttggtggaagccttcatagaggcatgcacCAGCCCtccgggtaccatatgcggtcaccctaggaccggctaacggccgtctcgacctacggacccctgAGTTCcgtggaagatgacgagcccgactttggttgggatttctccgggctcggtaaccccagcgccatgcgggactttatgaccgcatgcaactactgcctttccgattgttctgacggtagccacaGCTTCAGCGACGGAGacagcggcccaagtcgtgaatgtttccacgtcgatctagggggtcccaacgaaggcaaccatcttggtataccggaaaatggtgatccccctaggcctgcgcctcgcgttgacatccttcgggagctagctatggtcccagtccctgcggggggtcaggacgcacagctcgagcaaatccacgagatgcaggccaggcttgacgagggggcaggaacacttgagccgctccgccggaacatcgggcaggaatgggtaggCCAAGCTCCggctggagaagcgcgtcatctaccccagggcgtccagctccgcatcgccgacgacgtcaggacaaggccgccaccggcttcaagtggggtcagccagaacctggctgcagcagcgatacttctccgcgcaatgccggaaccatcaaccaccgaagggtggCGGATccggggagagctcaagaatctcctggaggatgccacggtctgacggtccgagagctctgcctcccgaaggcagggatacccctcggagcaccgcgccgcgacttcccgattcgtgcgggaagccccagtccacaccgggcgcacgcgcaacacagtgcctgcagccccgggacgcctcggcaacgagcaccaccaccgcaaccatcgagcccgcctcgacgagagggtgcgccgaggctaccaccccaggcatgggggacgctacgatagcggggaggatcggagcccctcgcccgaaccgcccggcccgcaggctttcagccgagccatacgacgggcgtcgttcccgacccggttccgaacctcgactaccatcacgaagtactcgggggagacaagaccggaactgtggctcgcggactaccggctggcctgccaactgggtggaacagacaatgacaacctcatcatccgcaacctccccctgttcctctccgactccaCTCGggtctggctggagcatctgcctccggggcagatctccaactgggacgacctggtccaagccttcgccgtaatttccagggcacgtatgtgcgccctgggaattcctgggatctctgaagctgccgccagcagccgggagaatctctccgggactacatccggcgattctcaaagcagcgcaccgagctgcccaacgtcaccgacttggatgtcatcggtgcgttcctcgccggcaccacctgccgcgacctggtgagcaagctgggtcgcaagacccccactagggcgagcgagctgatggacatcgccaccaagttcgcctcttgccaggaggcggttgaggccatcttccggaaggacaagcagccccagggccgccagccggaagatgttcccgaggtgtccgctcagcgcggcaccaagaagaaaggcaagaagaagtcgcaagcgaaacgcgacacggccgacgcagaccttgtcgccgccgctgagtacaagaaccctcggaaacctcccggaggcgccaatctattcgacaagatgctcaaggagccgtgcccctatcatcagggacccgtcaagcacacccttgaggaatgcgccatgcttcggtgtcactttcatagggccgggccacctgcggagggtggcagggccccccacgacgacaagaaggaggatcaccaggcagaggagttccccgaggtccgcgactgcttcatgatctacggtgggccagtggcgaacgcctcggctcggcaccgcaagcaagagcgtcgggaggtctgctcggtaaaggtggcggcgccggtctacctagactggtccgacaagcccatcaccttcgaccagcgcgatcaccccgaccgcgtgccgagcccggggaaatacccgctcgttgtcgaccccgtcatcggcaacgtcaggctcaccaaggtcctcatggacggaggcagcagcctcaacatcatctacgccgagaccctcgagctcctgcaaggtcgatctgtcctcggtccgggccggtgcggcgccttttcacgggatcatccccgggaaacgcgtccaacccctcggacggctcgatctgcccgtctgcttcgggactccctccaacttcagaagggaaaccctcacgttcgaggtggtcaggttccgaggaacctaccacgcggtactagggaggccatgctacgccaagttcatggccgtccccaactacacctacctcaagctcaagatgccgggccccaacggggtcatcaccgtcggccccacgtaccgacacgcatacgaatgcgacgtagagtgcgtggagtacgccgaggccctcgccgaatccgaggccctcatcgccgacctggagagcctctctaaggaggcgccagacgtgaagcgccatgccgacaactttgagccagtagagacggttaagtccgtcccacttgaccctagcaacgacgcctccaagcagatctggatcggctccgagctcgaccccaaataggaagcagtgctcgtcgactttctccgcgcaaacgccgaagttttcgcgtggagtccctcagacatgcctggcataccgagggatgtcgccgagcactcgctggatatccgagctggaacccgacccatgaagcaacctctgcgccgattcgacgaagaaaagcgcagagccataggcgaggagatccacaagctgatggccgcagggttcatcaaagaggtattccatcccgaatggcttgccaaccccgtgcttgtgagaaagaaaggagggaaatggcggatgtgtgtagactacactggtctaaacaaagcatgcccaaaagttccctatcctctgcctcgcatcgatcaaatcgtggattccactgcgggatgcgaaaccctgtctttcctcgatgcctactcagggtatcaccaaattaggatgaaagagtccgaccagctcgcgacttctttcatcacaccttttggcatgtactgctatgttactatgccatttggtttgaggaatgcgggtgcgacgtaccaaaggtgcatgaaccacgtgttcggcgaacacattggtcgaacggtcgaggcttatgtcgatgacatcgtagtcaagacgaggaaagcctccgacctcctttccaaccttgaaacgacattccggtgtctcaaggcaaagggcgtaaaactcaatcccgagaagtgtgtcttcagagtcccccgaggcatgctcttggggttcatcgtctccgagcggggcatcgaggccaacccggagaaaatcgcggccatcaccaacatgggacccatcaaggacttgaaaggcgtatagagggtcatgggatgccttgcggccctgagccgtttcatctcacgcctcggcgaaagaggcctacctctgtaccgcctcttaagaaagaccgagcgcttcacttggacctccgaggccgaggaagccctcgggaacctgaaggcactccttacGAACGTGCCCTACTTGGTGCCCTCGCCGCCGGAGAagacctcttgatctacgtcgccgctaccactcaggtggtcagcgccgcgatcgtggttgagagacaagaagaagggcatgcattgcccgtccagaggccggtttacttcatcagcgaggtactatccgagaccaagatccgctacccgcaaattcagaagttgttgtacgcggtgatcctgacgcggcagaagttgcgacactacttcgagtctcatccggtgactgtggtgtcatccttccccctaggggagatcatccagtgccgagaggcctcgggtaggattgcaaagtgggcggtggaaatcatgggcgagacgatctcgttcgcccctcggaaggccatcaagtcccaagtcttggcggactttgtggctgaatgggtcaacacccagctcccggcggcttcgatccagccggaactctagaccatgtttttcgatgggtcgctgatgaaaacaggggcaggcgcgggcctgctcttcatctcgcccctcgggaaacacctacgctacgtgctgcgcctccatttcccggcgtccaacaacgtggctgagtacaaagctctgatcaacgggttgcgcatcgccattgagctaggggtctgacgcctcgacgctcgcggcgactcgcagctcgtcattgaccaagttatgaagaacccccactgccgcgacccgaagatggaagcctactgcgatgaggttcggcgcctggaggacaagttctatgggctcgagctcaaccacatcgcccgacgacacaacgagactgcggacgagctggttaagatagcctcggggcggacaacggtccccccggacgtcttctcccgagacctacatcaaccctcagtcaagaccgacgacacgtccgagcccgagaaggccttggcccagcccgaggcatcctcggcacagcccgaggcaccctcggctcggcccgaggcaccctcggcccctgagggtgaggcactgcgcgtcgaggaagagcgaagTGGGGTccagcctaatcgaaactggcagaccccgtacctgcaatatctccaccaaggagagttgcccctcgaccgagccgaggctcggcgactggcgcggcgcgccaagtcgttcgtcttactgggtgacggaaaggagctctaccaccgcagcccatctggcatcctccagcggtgcatatccatcgccgaaggccaggagctcttacgagaaatacacttgggggcttgcggtcatcacgcagcgccccgagcccttgttggaaacgccttccgacatggtttctactagccgaccgcggtggccgacgccactagaattgcccGCGCCTGCCAAggatgtcagttctacgcaaggcagacccacctgcccgctcaggctctgcagacaatacccatcacctggctgtttgctgtgtggggactggacctcgtcggtcccttgcagaaggtacccgggggctacacgcacctgctggtcgccatcgacaaattctccaagtggatcgaggtccgacccctaaatagcatcaggtccgaacaggcggtggcattcttcaccaacatcatccatcgctttggggtcccgaactccatcatcaccgacaacggcacccagttcaccggccgaaagttcctggacttctgtgaggatcaccatatccgggtggactgggctgccgtggctcaccccatgacgaatgggcaagtggaacgtgccaacggcatgattctgcaaggactcaaaccaaggatctacagcgacctccacaagttcggaaggcggtggataaaggaactcccctcggtggtctggagtatgaggacaacgccgagccgagccacgggcttcacaccgttctttctagtctatggggccgagaccgtcttgcccacagacttagaatacggttccccgaggacgagggcgtacgacgaccaaagaaaCCAGActgaccgagaagactcactggaccagctcaaagaggctcgggacatggccttactacattcggcgcggtaccagcagtccctgcgacgctaccacgcccgaggggttcggtcccgagacctccaagcaggcgacctggtgcttcggctgcgacaagatgcccgagggcgacacaagctcacgcctccctgggaagggccgttcgtcatcgccaaggttttgaagcctgagacatacaagctggccaacagccaaaaaggcgaggtctacagcaacgcttggaacatccgacagctacgtcgcttctacccttaagatgctttcaagtcgttcgcacACCTCGTTCACgttcaaagtctaaccatcaaggaagggtcggccttgcctcagcaaaacccgaccctccctcgggggctagaaggggggaacctgtaacaccctaggtgtttatattctgctcgacaacgagtatggaattAAGCACGTTATATCAGTGAATGAAACAGATACTAAAATTTAATCGTTTTCGCTATCACGATTTTTATATCGTATCTGTTCCATCTGTCGTGAGtgcgacatcatttttattcgTCCGGGCTCTTCctgaattttcgtgatgttcggaacgtcGTGTTCTGAAAATCGGTGCGTTCGGTGAGtaattaaaattcatcgctcgcgcgaacacgaattcggaagcccgacccgCTGAGATGATTTTTTTCCCGAACAAATTAAtcagaactcgacgactaaaatatTCAGGACGAATTAATTAGGATCACGCGTCGTCTGAGTGATAACGTACGCGCGAATATGATTCAAATTATTCGTCCGCACGCTGTTTTGACGACGAAATCGCGTATACATTAGCGGATCTGGTTTCGACTAATTTCGGTCGAACCACAAACTGCGAATTATCAGTGCCGAAATCAGTTTAATCCGGTCTGTTGTTTCACGTCCAGATCCAAATCTTCGGATATAAGTAACTGGTAAAAAAATTCATTTGAATTCCAGGGTGTTCGCTAAATCGAATTATATCTGAATTTTGTATCTAGTATTGTGCGGGTCCAACTCATTTATGTCTCTTTTTAATCCTAATCTCAGAGTATGGATATTTGTATCGTTTGGAATAAAAAAAGATGAAAAATCTGAATTTATTTAACATAAAAACTTACCCATAAGTGTACGGTTGTTTTttttaaaaagaaaagaaaattatTTTCCTTTATCTCCTCAACGTCCTATTTCCTTATCCACGATATCTGTTGCTCGTATCCAATGCAGGCTCAGCTTCTGGACTACTCCCGTCCATCTCCCTCTATCCAGAGATACCGCTCTTCTCTAAAAAAAAATCCTCCTCAAGTACAGCACGGACGTCTGCTTCTTCCTTATCCTCTGCGCACTCACTGCTCTCTTGTATGCCGCCGCCGACTGCTGCTCCAATTCCAGCCCCAACGCCCAACCGCCGCCCCTAGGTTCTTCAAAAAAAAAAAATCTGTCACCGCCGCTGATAGAAGAAGATCCAGCTGCCTCTGCTCTGATTTTCCTGCCACCGTTCTGTTGATCTTTTGGGCGCGTGGTGCTTATCTCCCAGCACGCCGTGCCCAGCCTCCCTTGATCCCTTCTTTTCCCACGCCGTGCTGCTTTAGCTCGGGGATAAAATCCCGTCGCGCGCAGCCTCTGCTCACCGTGGCTGGTGCGCTCATTTTCGTCGAACTCCTTCTCTGCCATGGCCGCCGTCAAGTTCCTCcctgaagcttccctgcgcacggaTCTCTCCTTTCCTCTACTCATCTTCCCCGCGATGTACGCCCTGCCGTGTTCCCAGCCTGCGCGCCTCTGGCCCTCTGCTCGAGCTCGCCCGGCTAGAGTTCCTAGTCGCCGCGTCCTGTCGAGCTTGGCTCCGTGCGCGCGCTTCTTCTTCCTCAGCTCGCCCAGCTCGACCATCCTTCAAGTTTCGCCCAGCCCAGTCGCGCATCTGCTCTGCTCGCCGACACGCGTTCCTCTCTCCGGTGCCGCGCGCGCCCTTGATTTCCCATGCCGAGCAGCTCGCTGGCTCTCTGATTGTTCCAGCTCGTGGCGGTTCTCCCTACCGCGCTCGGTCTTCGTCTCTGTCGCGCGCGCGAATTTTCTTCGTTTGGTCTTAATTCCCGTTGCATCGTCGACCTCGTCAAATGCGTTCGTCGTTTGGCCCTGTGTCGTTAGGCTCGTTGACCGTGTTCGCTACCGCGTGTGCTTGTTCCTAATGCGCATCATGCAGTAGTTGGGTCTCGCGCGCGTGGTTTTGAAGCTATGCGCGTTCGTCGTTCTCTAGTCCCAGCCCGACCCATTCGTGCGCTCACTTTTCGTCCCTCGGGTTTCGTGCATGCTCACGTTTATCGTCGAGTCGTCGGACCCGTCATCCTCTGCTCCACCccccacctcaccagctcgcTCCCGACTTCAGCTGAAAGTCGTCGTCGTTCCGCGCGTCAGCAAGAAATCTcaagaatcgggtgaagacgaagctagcagcgcgATATTCCCTAAGCGCTCGACAAATTGCATGAATCGGAAAATCGCTACCGATCTCGCGGACTCGTGTCAGCTGTGGAAACGGTAAGATGATAAATTATTTAGAATGGTTCAATCGTTGAATAAATGTGTTAGTGCGAGGCTTATTAAGGTACTCGATAAATTTGCGTGAGTCACGAAACTTtcgtcgacttcgcagttcttgcgattatcgagccagatTCAGCTATAGCGAATTATTTCGCTATTCCGGTCACTTAGCTGAATTAGTGGATCGAGTAGAATTTTGGTAGGCATATGTGATGATAGAATATTTTAATCACTTCTATAGATGTGTATGTTTACGATAAAGAAATGTTTAAGTAATTGTTGACATGAAAAACATGCGAGGAGTAAAATTAAAATTAAAATAGTTCTTTGCGAGCGATGTGTATAATTTATAAAACGAGAgataagtttagaatttaatTAAGTAGCTGATGAGTTGTGTTTAGGCTAATCATGTTTAAAGTGTATGATTTGTTTGTaatgtttgcgttaggttcgtATAATTTCGAAAGCGTAATTATTGCGCGTAGTCGTATATTAATAACAAGTGTTTTCGTGTAAgattgtacaacgcctcgccgctaggtgtttaaattcgctatcgcgtagcactatttaggtttatAATATTCCCGTtcttatgcattcatgtgcattatgcaaatcatttaggtacgaTTATTTATCGCGCGATGCAGAAGACAagccaagtcaaccccaagcgcgGACTAATTTGCAAGATTATGCTGGTGGATTAACCTGAAGATGAATAATCGGAACAAATGCGAAGACAAAAGGTTGATCGTGAAGTGGTcgtcacctaacaacactaacctagtgttactcaggcaagccccggtgcatttgccacttccttgatgtttttaaaacctttctcacttgcttgctgcattaagtaataggagttgattgctaaacaattcctgcattactttccttgatcttgattaccttccttgataccctgttttataaaagatttttgatgcttagccttactttagaaaaacaaaatgttttgttttacaaaagatgatgtggcaaaagtggttgggatgttttcgaaaacaaaacttgatggtggatccatcatgaccatgatgggtccaacatcggaaaagatgtacctctaccaggtaccaacctttggggttaaatgattaagctgagaccgggcgggtgacttgcacgagaagagagtctcggtgtagtgtctccgtctgagtcgattaaggaccttgtcgatgtaggcctgctgaccgaggaccctttaactggtcacatgcctcgtcatgggtaagctttgcctcgggcggactaaggctagaataagataacacgaaatgggcgtggagcggtggcgagagtagcgtgtaccctccgtggcaagaggctagacggtggtgtatctgtgctctcggtttgcgtgaacctgatctggtcttaagaaactcggtggtgggttgacatatgcaagggttaagtgctacatatgtcgtgtgatcggagatcctcagctgagtataatcgattcagatcgccgtaccttcgcggttatgaagacttggtcactgacttacacgtagcaatccagtgaagatgacGGGTTGataaagaaattggctagtgcaggtcaagtgcttgaactagggtagacagaactctagatgcaggtaattttacttaacctgacattaaaaatggatttttaaggatccactcatagtaagcttttctgcaaaacagagtccttgattcttgataagcctttCCTTGAATCCctctaaccagcatacccttgagagtcttttctttagtcgggtaagtcttgctgagtaattccgtacttagggttttattccctgttgtttttcaggttctaaccttgtgctgctgtgatggtgttaagtgccggtgggctcggccttcttataagtctaagtactccttctatacttcttattgaggatagtcatttgagctagcatatatttcaaacttatacttttgtaatcactccgataaaataatgcaaaacttttttataacttgtaaaatttggtagtaatatttccgctgcaaaaatattggtgtgtgtgatttgtattacttaatcccgcggttctggttgaaagtggtttatccgatgtccttggggcaatcggacaaatcctgttaagttatctggtgcacatgcatagccgtctgaggtctttgggacaagaACAGGTgcgtgtgggcccaataacttagaggttctgccacaggctggtatcggagctggattaagtatatacggtcacatacgtagtttcaaaacaaaagttttggttttgaaaaaaaactattttcaactaaacacattgtttggctttgaaaaacagatttgaaaaactataatgctagcgacatcctctgttaagccctaagttaaggactatcaggtggcttagttgaaaaccactaacccacaaccgggggtattgcatacatgtgtattgttatttttgaggccattcagttttgaatggatcgacgctcaggtaaggtgagttATGAGAGCATGACCAaacaaccgtcggtctagggaagtgcttaattgtggagcttgattatatacatgttttacatatgtatatatgaaggctgcactATGGAGTATTTACTTCTCcgggattcagtaccccatggatgtgtatgggtatacagacatgggaatactgagaagtgtaatatacttgtaacgacgcacctacgctcaggtaagaaggtgagttaccataatgagttgccctatggttgaagtgtggcaacggcgcctatgcgtggctcgacgcttaatgatgagctggtctccatatagcaatatatggagtataaactgtgataaactgtcatgtgtgacttgcatcattgggaattgggctgtgatgaaattttctgcaggtacactaacctcgaaaacgtatgtgtagc of Zea mays cultivar B73 chromosome 8, Zm-B73-REFERENCE-NAM-5.0, whole genome shotgun sequence contains these proteins:
- the LOC118473171 gene encoding uncharacterized protein produces the protein MLTFIVESSDPSSSAPPPTSPARSRLQLKVVVVPRVSKKSQESGEDEASSAIFPKRSTNCMNRKIATDLADSCQLWKR